CACCAAGGCCATCGAGCTCTACCGCCACTTCGCGGAGCGCACGCAATTGGGTTTCGGTATCGGCACCCACCTCACCAACGATTGCGGCCTCACGCCCTTGAACATCGTGATGAAACTCACCTTGTGCAACGGCCAGCCGGTGGCCAAGCTTTCCGATTCCCCCGGCAAGACCCTATGCGACGACCAGACCTTCCTGGCCTATCTGCGCCAGGTGTTCAACGTGCCGGCGTGACACTACGCTCTGGGGCCTGCCGGCCAGGAACCCAGGTGCGATGGCAAATAAGGAAGTTCACGCAAGCCTATCCCGCGCCTTGGCTCTGAGCATCAGCCCGCGGGTGGAAGCGTCATGGGAACTGCTCACCGACCCCGCCGCCATGTCGTCCATGAGTTTGTTCGCCAGTTGTTTACCCAGCTCCACGCCCCATTGATCGAAGGAGTTCACTCCCCAGATCGTGCCTTGGACGAAAACCTTGTGCTCGTAGAGCGCGATCAGCGCGCCGAGGGAAGCGGGCGTGAGCTTGGGCAGGAGTATCGTGTTGCTGGGACGGTTGCCGGGAAACACTTTGTGGGGAACGAGGCGCTCGAGGGACTCGCCCCGATAGCCCTGCGCGATGAGTTCAGTGCGAACCTCGTCCGCGGTTTTTCCCTGCATCAGCGCTTGCGTTTGCGCCAGGCAGTTGGCGATGAGCATGTCGTGATGTCTTCCCATGGGGTAATGGGATTGGAGCGGCAGGATGAAATCGGCGGGCGTCCAATGAGTGCCTTGGTGCAGTTGCTGGTAGAAGGCGTGTTGGCCGTTGGTGCCGGGCTCGCCCCACACCACCGGACCGGTTTGATATTCCACCGAGCGTCCGTCGCGCCCAACCGATTTGCCGTTGCTCTCCATGTCGAGTTGCTGCAAGTACGCCGGGAAGCGGTGCAGCGACTGGTCGTATGGCAGCACGGCGTGCGTGCGCCGGTCCCAGAAATCGATATACCAAATACCTAGCAATCCCAGGATCACGGGCATGTTGTGCTCGAGGGGCGCCGAAGCGAAATGCCGGTCCATGGTGTGCGCGCCGCTCAATAACTCCTCGAACCTGTCCATGCCAGCGGCGATGGCGATGGGAAGGCCGATGGCGGACCATAGCGAGTAGCGCCCGCCCACCCAGTCCCAGAAGGCAAATACGTTGTCGTCGCGAATGCCGAACGCCTTGGTGGCGGAAAGATTGGTGGACACCGCCGAGAAGTGTTCAGAGACGGCGCCCTCGTTGCCAAGTGCTGCCACGAGCCACGCGCGCGCGCTGGCGGCATTGGTGAGGGTTTCCTGGGTGGTGAAGGTCTTCGAGGCAATGATGAAGAGGGTGGTGCGTGCATTCAACGACTTTAACTTCGCGCCCAAGTGCGCGCCGTCGATGTTGGAAACGAAGTGCACGCGCAAGCGTTCATGACGGTAGGGTTCCAGCGCCTCGGTGACCATGAGGGGCCCGAGATCAGATCCGCCGATGCCGATGTTCACGACGTCGGTGATGATCTCGCCGGTGGATCCCCTGATGGTTCCGGAGCGAACACCCTCGCTAAAGCCGCGCATTCGCGCGAGCACCGCGTTGACGGCGGGCATCACGTCCTTGCCATCCGCGGCCATGGGGCGGTTGGAGCGGTTACGCAACGCCACATGCAGCACGGCGCGCTCCTCGGTGGTGTTGATGCGCTCGCCGGCCAACATGGCGCCTATACGCTCTTCTAGCTGGGATGCACGTGCAAGCTCGATCAGCGAGGCCAAGGTACCGGCAACGATGAGATTCTTCGAATAATCGAGAAACAAATCGCCGGCTTCCAGGGAAAATTTGCCGAAGCGCCCAGGGTCTTGGGCGAACAGATCGCGCAGGTGAGTATTGCCGAGGGTCTTTCTGTGCGCGCCGAGGGCTTGCCAAGCGGAAGATTGGTCGGTCATGGTTTGCTCATGGGTAGGCGTTGCGCATTCTACGTATACCGGTGCGAAAGAAAACGGCGTGCCCGCATGGCACGCCGTTTTGGAGGACGCGAACCAGATGGATGCTAGAGGCGCTCGTATATCGCCGCGATTCCCTGCCCGCCACCGATGCACATGGTGGCCAGCGCGTAACGCCCGCCCGTACGCTGCAATTCGTAAATGGCCTTGATGGAAATGATGGCGCCCGTGGCGCCGATGGGGTGCCCCAGCGCGATGGCGCCGCCGTTGGGATTGACCTTCTTCATGTCGAAGTTCAGATCATGAGCCACCGCGCAAGCTTGCGCCGCGAAGGCTTCGTTGGATTCGATGACATCCATCTGCTCGATCTTCAGCCCCGCGCGTTCGAGCGCCTGGCGTACCGCGGGCACCGGGCCGATGCCCATGTACCTAGGGTCCACGCCGGCGTGCCCGTAGGAGACTAGGCGCGCCATGGGTTTCAAGCCTTTCTTCTCGGCGGCGGCGCGTTCCATCAGCACGAGCGCGGCGGCGCCGTCGTTGATGCCGGAGGCATTGCCGGCCGTGACAGTGCCGTCCTTCTGGAACACGGTGCGTAGCTTTGCCATGCCTTCCGTACTGGCGTCGGAGCGCACATGCTCGTCCGTGTCGAAGAATACCGGGCCCTTCTTGCTTTTTAATTCGATGGGCAGGATTTGATCCTTGAAGTAGCCGTTTTGCTGGGCGCGGGTGGCGCGTTGGTGGCTCTGCACCGCCAACTCGTCTTGTTGCCGCCGGGAGATTTCCCATTTGGCGGAGACGTTCTCCGCCGTGATACCCATGTGTACTGTATCGAAGGGGTCCGTCAGGGCGCCCACCATCATGTCCATCATGGCACCATCTCCCATGCGCTGGCCCCAGCGCATCTGGGGCACGGCATAGGCGGCGCGGCTCATCGATTCCACGCCACCGGCAACGGCGGCATCGCAGTCGCCTAGAGCAATGCACTGCGAGGCGCTGACAATGGCCTGCAAGCCGCTGCCGCACAACCGGTTCAGGGTGAGGCAAGGTGCCTCCTTCGGGATACCGCCATTCACGGCCGCGACGCGCGACACGTACATGTCCTTGGGTTCGGTGTGGATGATATTTCCAATCACCACATGGCCGATGGCTTCGGGGGCGAGCTTGGAACGCGCGACAGCTTCCCGGATAACCCTGGCGCCGAGTTCCGTGGGAGAGAGATCTTTCAAGCTGCCGCCGTAATCTCCTATGGCGGTGCGCACGCCGGAGAGGATGACGACTTCGCGTGGATGGGTCATGGTAATGCTCCTAGTGAGTGCGCTACGGGATCGCCATTCTAGCTTGGTGTGCGTCTCGATATTGCGGCGCACCATACCTTAGTCTTCAGAGTCTCCCAGTTTCTCCATTTGCCGCCGGTCACGCTTGGTCGGCCGCCCCTTGAAAGAGAAGGTGGGGAGGGGATTGGCGCGCCTGAGCGCGGCCTGGTGCTCCCGCTTCTCGCGGCTTGCCTGGGTTTCCTCGTACAGCTTAGCGGCTTGGCTCGCCGGACCGCGTTTCTCGGACATCGCTCTAATCACTACCGTGTATTCCGACCAACCGGCGCGAATCACGAGTTCATCGCCCGTCTTCAAGGACTTCGCCGGCTTGGCGCGATCCCCGTTGACCAGGACCTTACCGCCTTCGGCGGCGGCGGCGGCCAAGGAGCGGGTCTTGTAGAAGCGCGCTGCCCACAGCCATTTGTCGAGGCGAAGTTTTTCCTCCGTGGGCTGTTCAGGAGCGCTTTTCGCCATCATTGCCGCCTGTCGTCGCGCGTATCAATGCCGGGTGCCACGGGGCCCGGCGAGATGCTCGGCGGCGAAAACTTGCTCCGCATCCACACGGTCGAAGGCGTAGCGCCGGTTGCAAAATTCGCAATGCACGTCCACCTCTTCGCGCTCGCTCAAGATGGATTGCACTTCGGCCGCACCGAGCATGCGCAGCATGTTTGCGACTCTTTCCCGCGTGCACGAACAGCCGAAACTCATGATCTTGGGCTCGAAGACCCGGACGTCTTTCTGGTGGTAGAGCCGGCGCAATATCTGCGTTTTCGGCAAGCTAAGAAGTTCGGCCGCGGTGATCGTCCGCGCGAGTTGAGTCGCGCGGTTCCAGGCCTCGGCATCTTCCGAAAGATAGGTGCCCGGCATGCGCTGAAGCATGAGCCCAGCACTGCGTTCCCGGTTCGAGGCGAGACAGAGCCGGGTTTCCAATTGCTCGGACGTGGCCATGTAGTGCTCGAGCACTTCCGCGACACAGCTTCCGTCCAGGCCGGCGATGCCCTGGTAGTTCTGTTTGGAATCTTCTTGCGCGATGGTGATGGCGAACCGGCCTTCGCCCACCAACTCCTTGAATGTTCCCTCTGGGTTGCCTTCCCATTTTGCCGTGGCCCGCATGGTTTGCTCGCTGGTGCATTCCACCACGATGAGCCGTACCGGCCCGTTTCCATGAATTTGCAGGATGAGAGATCCGGAGAATTTAAGGGTTGAGGACAGCAAGCCCGCTGCCGCCATCAATTCACCGAGGACGCTTTGCAGCGCGGCGGGATACTCGTGCCGTTCCAGCACCGCCCGCCAAGTTGCGTCCAAGTGCACCAATTCGCCGCGCACGCAAGTGTGTTCCAGCAAGAATCGCTGAAGCGCGTCGTGCATGTTCATCGCCTTCGCACAAAAAGCTGGTAGAGCTCGTTCTTGTCGCCTTCGCGCGCGCCAGAGAAGGCCAGCATCCACTGCGGACCTAAATCTCTTGGCAGTGCCCGGGTGGATTGCAGGAGCAACACGGGACAATCCTTACGCGCGCGCGGGTTCTCGGATCTTTGCGTGACGAGGTTCGCGAAATAATGGAGCATCGCGCGCTGGCTGGCGCCCAGCCCCGCGCTCCCCACGCAGGCCGTGCCCGCGGGTATGGCTTTCTTGATTTTCAGGGACACTTGCCGGTAGCTTAGGCCCGCATCCATGTAGTTCCCAAACAAGATCATGATCAAGGCCCAAAGCATGGTGGTGCCCGCCGTCCAGGCCAGCACGGGGCGTTCGGGAGTGCGCTTCAGATTTGCGATGGCCCATACCCATGCCGCGGTCACTAGGGCCGCGCCTATCAGGCGCAGGACGAAGTAGGAAGGTTCATAGTTGGGTTGCATGCGCATCAAGTGGCGGTGCAGGCGTTCGGGAATGCCAGCGTCCATCCCCATCCAATAAAACCACCCAGTCAGGGCGAACAAGAAAAAGAACATGATGGAAAACCACAGCAGCGCGTTGGCCGCGCCGCGGCGCAGGGTCTGCACCCCATGGCTGGCCAACAATACCAGGGGTACGAGTAGCGGTAGCGCGTGGCTTTCCTGCAAATCCCGGGTGATGGCCAGTACCACGAACATGGTCGCAAACATGACCACGGCCAGTTGAAGGCCGCGGTTCGCGAGGAAATTCTTGCGCGATTCCAACAGTGCCCATAGGGCGAGGGGCCAAGCGGGCCAAGTGTGCCACGAGAGCGCGCGAATGAACCGGTATACCGAGGACAGCATGATCTCTTTGTCGAACACGCGCAGGTGATCGAGGTTCTCCACCCATAGCCAGGTATGAAACAACTTCGGGGAGTGGGCGTGGAGCAACCCGGGCCATATGATCCACCAAGGCAAGCTGGCGATCAGCGCGGTGCCGGCGCACTTCAGCAGAAACACTCCCCGCCACGGCGAGAACAATATTGGAAGTAGCGCCACGGTCAGCACGAGGACTGCTGCTTGCGCCGGGCCTTCCGATAGAAAAACGATGCCAAAGCCCGTACCCAGACAAAGCCCGCCCCCATGCGGGCGTTGTGGCGCGATACTCAGGCCGTAGAGGGCGCAGGCGTACCCGGCCAGCATCGCGAGGTCGGGAACCAATTGGTGAGCGTGTGGGATGAAGCCAATGCAAC
This window of the Betaproteobacteria bacterium genome carries:
- a CDS encoding acetyl-CoA C-acyltransferase; translated protein: MTHPREVVILSGVRTAIGDYGGSLKDLSPTELGARVIREAVARSKLAPEAIGHVVIGNIIHTEPKDMYVSRVAAVNGGIPKEAPCLTLNRLCGSGLQAIVSASQCIALGDCDAAVAGGVESMSRAAYAVPQMRWGQRMGDGAMMDMMVGALTDPFDTVHMGITAENVSAKWEISRRQQDELAVQSHQRATRAQQNGYFKDQILPIELKSKKGPVFFDTDEHVRSDASTEGMAKLRTVFQKDGTVTAGNASGINDGAAALVLMERAAAEKKGLKPMARLVSYGHAGVDPRYMGIGPVPAVRQALERAGLKIEQMDVIESNEAFAAQACAVAHDLNFDMKKVNPNGGAIALGHPIGATGAIISIKAIYELQRTGGRYALATMCIGGGQGIAAIYERL
- a CDS encoding glycosyltransferase family 39 protein, whose translation is MAEPATNQKALPLPAHIVVLGLFLVWMLPGLWGHDPWKPDEASAFGVVYSMLRGTGWLVPQLAGEVVLDSPPLFYWVCALFAKALGFALPLHDAARFACVAFVVATVAFGALAARALHGPKPGFASFILALGCIGFIPHAHQLVPDLAMLAGYACALYGLSIAPQRPHGGGLCLGTGFGIVFLSEGPAQAAVLVLTVALLPILFSPWRGVFLLKCAGTALIASLPWWIIWPGLLHAHSPKLFHTWLWVENLDHLRVFDKEIMLSSVYRFIRALSWHTWPAWPLALWALLESRKNFLANRGLQLAVVMFATMFVVLAITRDLQESHALPLLVPLVLLASHGVQTLRRGAANALLWFSIMFFFLFALTGWFYWMGMDAGIPERLHRHLMRMQPNYEPSYFVLRLIGAALVTAAWVWAIANLKRTPERPVLAWTAGTTMLWALIMILFGNYMDAGLSYRQVSLKIKKAIPAGTACVGSAGLGASQRAMLHYFANLVTQRSENPRARKDCPVLLLQSTRALPRDLGPQWMLAFSGAREGDKNELYQLFVRRR
- the hslO gene encoding Hsp33 family molecular chaperone HslO — protein: MHDALQRFLLEHTCVRGELVHLDATWRAVLERHEYPAALQSVLGELMAAAGLLSSTLKFSGSLILQIHGNGPVRLIVVECTSEQTMRATAKWEGNPEGTFKELVGEGRFAITIAQEDSKQNYQGIAGLDGSCVAEVLEHYMATSEQLETRLCLASNRERSAGLMLQRMPGTYLSEDAEAWNRATQLARTITAAELLSLPKTQILRRLYHQKDVRVFEPKIMSFGCSCTRERVANMLRMLGAAEVQSILSEREEVDVHCEFCNRRYAFDRVDAEQVFAAEHLAGPRGTRH
- a CDS encoding glucose-6-phosphate isomerase, which produces MTDQSSAWQALGAHRKTLGNTHLRDLFAQDPGRFGKFSLEAGDLFLDYSKNLIVAGTLASLIELARASQLEERIGAMLAGERINTTEERAVLHVALRNRSNRPMAADGKDVMPAVNAVLARMRGFSEGVRSGTIRGSTGEIITDVVNIGIGGSDLGPLMVTEALEPYRHERLRVHFVSNIDGAHLGAKLKSLNARTTLFIIASKTFTTQETLTNAASARAWLVAALGNEGAVSEHFSAVSTNLSATKAFGIRDDNVFAFWDWVGGRYSLWSAIGLPIAIAAGMDRFEELLSGAHTMDRHFASAPLEHNMPVILGLLGIWYIDFWDRRTHAVLPYDQSLHRFPAYLQQLDMESNGKSVGRDGRSVEYQTGPVVWGEPGTNGQHAFYQQLHQGTHWTPADFILPLQSHYPMGRHHDMLIANCLAQTQALMQGKTADEVRTELIAQGYRGESLERLVPHKVFPGNRPSNTILLPKLTPASLGALIALYEHKVFVQGTIWGVNSFDQWGVELGKQLANKLMDDMAAGSVSSSHDASTRGLMLRAKARDRLA